The segment TCGAATTGGGATTGGCAGCTGGGGCACCATGACACCTGGGTCTTGGCCTCAATGTCCTGAATCTGCGCAAGCGTGCTAAGGCCGGCCCGGCCCGACGTTTCGCCATCGCCGGAGCGGAACTGATTTATCCCGCAACAGGCGGATGTGCCTCCGATCACCTGATAGCTGGCTCCGATCCGTTCCAGCACATCGAGACAGAGAACGAGGATGTGCGGTGTCTTGTGGATGTTGCAGCCGGTATAGAGGGCGACATCGGGGCGTTCGACCCGCTGTGCGCCCTTCGGGGGCTGAAGACGGTCGATTTCTTGCTGCGGTAGCTGAAGCCGGGACACGATCCGCACGGTCTTGGCCATGGCGCGGAAGGATTTCATCGCGTTTGCCTTGACTTGCGGGCCGGCGTCCGTCCGTATGCGCGCATAATTGGCCAGCCGGACCAGCATCCGCGGGTCCACGCCGTAATCACAGGCTTCGGCGCAGATGCCGCTGCTGGAACAGGCCGATGCCCAGGTTGCGGCCTCGGCCGTGCCCTTGCCGCCGCGCAGCAGGTCAATCATACCGTGCAGCACCTGAGTCGGCTCGGCATCATCGATCCCGATAGCCTCCGTCATCGGGCAGGCGGTGAAGCATTTGCCGCAGGCCTCGCAGGCGTTGGCAATGTCGTCCATCGTCGCTTCGATCGCTTCGACAAATTCCATGTCTCAGGTTCCTTTGTCCGTTGTGGGCGCGTCAGCGCGCTGTCCAGCCACCGTCTGCAAACAGTGTCGATCCTGTACAGAACGACGCTTCGTCGCTTGCGAGAAACAACATGGCCGCAGCGATTTCGTCTGGCTTTCCGAGGCGGTTGAACAATTGCCGCTGCTCGAGATGCGCGCGCAGCGTCTCCGGCTCGGCGCTCTCCTTGAACAAGGTGTCGTAGTAGGGGGATTCGACCGTACCTGCACCGACACAGTTCACGCGGATCTTGGCATCCGCATGATCAAGGGCCATGGCGCGGGTCAGTGCGGCGACGGCGCCCTTCGAGGCGACGTAGGCCGCCCTGTTGTAGATCCCCACAACCGAGACCGCCGAGGCGGTGTTGATGATGGAGCCCCCGCCCTGCGCCGTCATGATCGGAATCACCGCCTTGCATCCAAAGAACACGCCGTTGACGTTGGTCGCCATCAGCCGATTCCAGTCATCCTCGGGCGTGTCGACGACAGTGCCGCCGATGCCATAGCCCGCGTTGTTCACCAGAATATCGATCTTGCCCCAGGTCTCTTCGGCCGTGTCCACCATGGCCGCGACCTGATCGTAGTTCGACACATCCGCCTGGACCGAAAAGGCGCTTCCGCCCGCCGACACGATG is part of the Puniceibacterium sp. IMCC21224 genome and harbors:
- a CDS encoding (Fe-S)-binding protein, which produces MEFVEAIEATMDDIANACEACGKCFTACPMTEAIGIDDAEPTQVLHGMIDLLRGGKGTAEAATWASACSSSGICAEACDYGVDPRMLVRLANYARIRTDAGPQVKANAMKSFRAMAKTVRIVSRLQLPQQEIDRLQPPKGAQRVERPDVALYTGCNIHKTPHILVLCLDVLERIGASYQVIGGTSACCGINQFRSGDGETSGRAGLSTLAQIQDIEAKTQVSWCPSCQSQFDEIIIPNYQKMKNDRTFGLQPFYEYLEENLDRLRPHFTQRVEKTVALNERPGLRGVTRAVKNILAAIPGVELVELDVPRVGLMSNYLTVTPRFKDELREIEFRAAAQAGVTTLATVFHACHRELCHFEKNVSFEIINVMEIIGQSMGLHADDIYKRIKMMDGVDRMIGECSDLIVEHALDPNEARDILLADQLAAKPVQGPAIENA
- a CDS encoding SDR family oxidoreductase, with protein sequence MRLENKTAILTGAGSGIGRAAALAFAREGAAICVADISKDAGQKTAADIVSAGGSAFSVQADVSNYDQVAAMVDTAEETWGKIDILVNNAGYGIGGTVVDTPEDDWNRLMATNVNGVFFGCKAVIPIMTAQGGGSIINTASAVSVVGIYNRAAYVASKGAVAALTRAMALDHADAKIRVNCVGAGTVESPYYDTLFKESAEPETLRAHLEQRQLFNRLGKPDEIAAAMLFLASDEASFCTGSTLFADGGWTAR